The Apium graveolens cultivar Ventura chromosome 11, ASM990537v1, whole genome shotgun sequence genome has a window encoding:
- the LOC141696108 gene encoding uncharacterized protein LOC141696108, with translation MGRTPCCDKANVKKGPWSPEEDAKLKDFIEKYGTGGNWIALPQKAGLRRCGKSCRLRWLNYLRPNIKHGDFSDEEDRIICRLYDQIRTKWSVIAAHLPGRTDNDIKNYWNTKLKKKYMAAVTNNNININMNMNILNPPSQIFQASQFHNQQYYQNLSSLLYKDYYSSAMNMDTLSLPHINPPQTLPISTSYHQSFVHYNPLMTEHRSFGLTYGNAVADHHQALSSGSSGGSFMSQITQDHNMVTGQPQTYSSSSNTGAGFETNFNSGMQLDYGIMGGIINASPIMQSYDNFEEIKPVISNNINNISYLGLEDGKKKNYEREEMYYPKY, from the exons atgggaAGGACTCCATGTTGTGACAAAGCAAACGTGAAAAAAGGGCCATGGTCACCTGAAGAAGATGCAAAGCTTAAAGATTTCATAGAGAAGTATGGTACTGGTGGCAATTGGATTGCTCTCCCTCAGAAAGCTG GTCTAAGGAGATGTGGAAAGAGTTGTAGACTAAGATGGCTGAATTATCTAAGGCCAAACATCAAGCATGGTGACTTTTCTGATGAAGAAGATAGAATCATTTGCAGATTGTATGATCAAATCCGAACTAA aTGGTCAGTTATAGCAGCTCATCTTCCAGGAAGGACTGATAATGATATCAAGAACTACTGGAACACTAAGCTAAAGAAAAAATACATGGCTGCTGTCACAAATAACAACATCAACATCAATATGAACATGAATATTCTAAATCCTCCTTCACAGATTTTCCAAGCTTCACAATTTCATAACCAGCAGTATTATCAAAATTTATCATCTTTGTTATACAAAGATTATTATAGTTCAGCAATGAATATGGATACATTATCTCTCCCTCACATTAATCCTCCTCAGACACTTCCCATTAGCACTTCTTATCATCAGTCTTTTGTTCACTACAACCCACTTATGACTGAACACCGCAGTTTCGGGCTCACTTATGGAAATGCTGTTGCTGATCATCACCAAGCATTGAGTTCTGGATCATCAGGAGGGAGTTTCATGAGTCAGATCACTCAAGATCATAATATGGTCACAGGGCAGCCACAAACTTACTCATCATCATCAAACACTGGGGCTGGTTTCGAAACCAATTTTAACTCTGGGATGCAACTTGATTATGGAATCATGGGTGGTATTATTAATGCATCTCCAATAATGCAGTCTTATGATAATTTTGAGGAGATTAAGCCAGTGATTAGCAACAATATTAATAATATAAGCTACTTAGGGTTGGAAGATGGAAAGAAGAAGAATTATGAGAGAGAAGAAATGTACTACCCTAAGTACTGA